A genomic segment from Conger conger chromosome 2, fConCon1.1, whole genome shotgun sequence encodes:
- the LOC133122438 gene encoding retinol dehydrogenase 8-like, whose translation MASDGQKVVLITGCSSGIGLRIAVMLAKDEKKRYHVVATMRDLRKKDKLVEAAGEAYGKTLTLQTLDVCSQESVKQCVDSLKDRHVDVLINNAGIGLVGPVESIPMEEMKKVFETNFFGVVRMIKEVMPDMKRRRAGHILIISSVMGLQGVVFNDVYAASKFAMEGFCESLAVQLLKFNITMSMIEPGPVHTEFEAKMVEDVSKKDFPGADPDTVHYFKNVYLPSSIDIFQAMGQTPDDIARCTKKVIESSHPRFRNMTNPLYTPIVAMKYADETGGLSVHAFYNLLFNMGPLMHVTMNVLKCLTCGCLRSRTVSPD comes from the exons ATGGCGAGCGACGGACAAAAAGTAGTCCTGATCACCGGTTGCTCCTCCGGGATCGGATTACGGATCGCAGTGATGCTCGCGAAAGACGAGAAAAAACGTTACCATG TGGTGGCCACCATGCGGGACCTGAGGAAGAAGGACAAGCTGGTGGAGGCGGCAGGCGAGGCCTACGGGAAGACGCTGACGCTGCAGACGCTGGACGTGTGCAGCCAGGAGTCGGTCAAGCAGTGCGTGGACAGCTTAAAGGACCGGCACGTGGATGTGCTCA TTAATAACGCGGGGATAGGCCTGGTCGGGCCAGTGGAGAGTATCCCCATGGAGGAGATGAAGAAGGTGTTTGAGACTAACTTCTTTGGCGTGGTGCGCATGATCAAGGAGGTGATGCCAGACATGAAGAGGAGGCGGGCCGGACACATCCTCATCATCAGCAGCGTCATGGGTCTGCAGG GTGTCGTGTTCAACGACGTCTACGCGGCCTCCAAATTTGCCATGGAGGGGTTCTGTGAGAGCCTTGCGGTGCAACTTCTCAAGTTCAACATCAC tatgtcCATGATCGAGCCTGGCCCAGTGCACACAGAATTTGAGGCCAAGATGGTGGAGGACGTGTCCAAGAAGGACTTCCCTGGGGCAGACCCCGACACGGTGCACTATTTCAAAAACGTCTACCTGCCGTCCTCTATCGACATCTTCCAGGCCATGGGACAGACTCCCGATGACATCGCCAGG tgCACTAAGAAGGTGATAGAGTCGAGTCACCCGCGGTTCCGGAACATGACGAACCCGCTGTACACGCCCATCGTGGCCATGAAGTACGCGGACGAGACCGGAGGCCTGTCGGTCCACGCCTTCTACAACCTGCTCTTCAACATGGGCCCGCTCATGCACGTCACCATGAACGTGCTGAAGTGCCTGACCTGCGGCTGCCTTCGCAGCAGGACCGTGTCCCCCGActga
- the LOC133121922 gene encoding sterile alpha motif domain-containing protein 9-like, giving the protein MAEQSQTKEEAPTWLTELPAEIKTWTKDHVRQWALNENLVDAAVAEILYDQLIDGASLLSVKESDLWLIGIKLGPIKHILCKRDELVLLKAKQLEENKVVSQCNQCRAYPFNRCHDAYRYTANSILEVTETGPSRYIEPCHEFKAFIHTEEASAEDKMKKFTDEALRFAAACMNSRTNGTIHFGVGDLPWFKHGEIVGVFVQDKEAFVNGLHKAIEGHFEHKHIEAAKKCIKPPRFVQVLNRDATSSDKYVIEVDIVAAHQICKENIYHIYNVNKQKARKKGQSMDKDKEEERKLFFIRDGPSSKDLLAQPSQKEYEKFVENIKQLSEFRGEAEKKHFTDVKASVQASRLSEMLTGGSQSLDKSHFERYLLITNKSHDLQLESLEFLLEMDLTAVLDFDPESEINGLCKFFSEQRRINTHLPKNYKITEAVENIAEKLKLTKNTSWVFCNGKTKVEMPSDPDNWFTEKGASVRDVVSFLCRKDVLPHKKFLVVVLLLSSVSDRMDPLLESFSMFCQELQGTGQILCICEDESAFTCWNNLIRARRLNISERSIYELSLAEINGTILSLWSDNRRSSRFLPSGGGSKVLLKKKAEECLDTLSILCVNQCEGGTEERESLEESFYKGGEVSWWNFYFCEQPGSMPFIKRDKYDLIKDAIIPQLRSLRQACVFFNLMHFPGCGGTTLAKHILWSLKDTFRCAVLRDTADNFAEVARQVVDLLIYESAEHSTRLPVLLMMDAIEELDAVYRLQKRIDEEIVKRDCSSNCAQVILLNCMRTDSLDQTEATKDTVFIGNNLSESEQKLFKVNLGQIEKTYKNAVTFYGFMIMKTNFSQEYIQSITQNTLKNFNFESKPAQLFAVLTLLTVYWKRAVLSVSLCEDFLGMQIKPLFASKKVEDEFGKFSAFLTRSTVEAKVVYQAMKVIHPSIANCCLQEITTTFKVSRAKILNMLLTNSAFFECTQGKDKLMQDVRNILLKRQHMEKESMFSPVIHAIIKDKPGEEEMVLQNAAKCFDKDAFIAQLLARYQYLKKDFRQAKEWARKAKGINQESSYIADTSAQVIKHELKHAIRDSNKDPMRPEKLRDCLKMARSARDAFRETKEIAEKEIAFRAKVKRYNSPYNLAGCLGEIQVAVIIMDILEKVPVFAPSDRVQNNVLEQVLSGKITIKDVSRNDNRHGHSQYYGVLEEFSDLICELKSTMKNLFYFFDAFFVNLGPDEQTERNVQKLVMCWNRYAGFFCKSGVAEFQMQEFLEENQADTCLRLLDKLSKETSVETMEKIVSTYQLNLDNKSRKDWTVKDRVNFIYANIVLVNVKPTSLYIKRYTTLLDLLYSVLRDPVPHKDSMVLHFIAVALLWPGPNPFAKAESLLPNLGSYISQMKTSFCSEMESVCHGKKPVVHFYLGKKQGYARLVYRADVERFAGPQSGSLGENEMWSHKEVQNLLCRATGVVQRNTILADTPHRDVKIEVNPVYKSQLGGGECKRVSFFIGFSMNGPLAFDVKFD; this is encoded by the exons ATGGCTGAACAAAGTCAGACCAAA GAAGAAGCACCAACCTGGCTGACTGAATTACCGGCTGAGATTAAGACCTGGACTAAAGACCATGTCAGACAGTGGGCTCTTAACGAGAATCTAGTGGACGCTGCTGTTGCAGAGATCCTATACGATCAGCTCATTGACGGGGCCAGCCTACTCTCGGTCAAAGAGTCAGACCTCTGGCTTATAGGCATTAAGTTGGGACCAATAAAACACATCCTTTGCAAGAGGGATGAACTTGTGCTACTTAAGGCAAAGCAACTTGAGGAAAATAAAGTTGTCAGTCAGTGCAATCAGTGCAGAGCCTACCCTTTCAACAGATGCCATGATGCCTACCGATACACAGCGAACAGTATACTTGAGGTGACCGAGACAGGTCCGTCACGTTATATTGAACCATGCCACGAATTCAAAGCCTTTATCCACACAGAAGAGGCCAGTGCTGAGGATAAAATGAAGAAGTTTACCGATGAGGCTCTCCGTTTCGCAGCAGCCTGCATGAATAGCCGCACCAACGGCACCATTCATTTTGGAGTGGGTGACTTACCGTGGTTCAAACATGGAGAGATTGTAGGAGTTTTTGTTCAGGACAAGGAAGCCTTTGTGAATGGATTGCACAAAGCTATAGAGGGTCATTTTGAACACAAACATATTGAGGCTGCAAAGAAATGCATTAAGCCACCTCGATTTGTTCAGGTTCTCAACCGAGATGCGACATCCTCTGACAAGTATGTGATTGAGGTGGACATAGTGGCAGCACATCAGATCTGTAAAGAGAATATCTATCACATCTACAATGTCAACAAGCAAAAGGCAAGAAAAAAAGGGCAAAGCATGGACAAGGACAAAGAAGAGGAGCGCAAGTTATTCTTCATCCGAGATGGTCCCAGCAGCAAAGATCTCCTGGCACAGCCCAGCCAGAAAGAATACGAAAAATTTGTTGAGAACATCAAACAGCTAtcagagttcagaggagaagcagagaaaAAGCATTTCACTGATGTGAAAGCAAGTGTCCAGGCATCCAGGCTCAGTGAAATGCTAACAGGTGGATCTCAGTCCTTAGATAAGTCCCACTTTGAGCGGTATTTATTGATCACCAACAAATCACATGATTTGCAGTTGGAATCCCTTGAATTTCTTCTTGAGATGGATCTGACTGCTGTGTTGGATTTTGACCCAGAGTCTGAAATAAATGGACTGTGTAAGTTTTTTTCTGAGCAGCGGAGGATAAATACCCATTTACCTAAGAATTACAAGATTACAGAGGCAGTCGAGAACATAGCAGAAAAACTGAAACTTACAAAGAACACCAGTTGGGTGTTCTGCAATGGAAAAACCAAAGTGGAGATGCCTTCAGACCCAGATAACTGGTTCACTGAAAAAGGAGCTTCTGTACGAGATGTTGTTTCTTTCCTGTGTCGTAAGGATGTACTTCCACACAAAAAATTCCTGGTTGTCGTCTTGTTGTTAtccagtgtgagtgacagaatgGACCCTTTGCTAGAGAGCTTCAGTATGTTCTGTCAGGAGCTCCAAGGCACTGGACAGATCCTGTGCATCTGTGAGGATGAGAGTGCCTTCACTTGCTGGAACAACCTAATTAGAGCACGCAGGCTGAACATCTCAGAAAGGTCTATCTATGAGCTCAGTCTGGCTGAGATTAATGGGACTATACTGAGCCTGTGGTCAGACAACCGCAGGTCTAGCCGTTTCTTGCCCTCCGGGGGAGGCAGCAAGGTCCTCCTGAAAAAAAAGGCAGAGGAATGCTTAGATACCCTCAGCATTCTCTGTGTCAATCAGTGTGAAGGAGGCACTGAAGAGAGGGAATCCCTGGAGGAGAGCTTCTATAAAGGAGGTGAAGTGTCCTGGTGGAACTTCTATTTCTGTGAGCAGCCGGGATCCATGCCGTTTATCAAAAGAGACAAGTATGACCTCATTAAGGACGCAATCATTCCGCAACTGCGTTCCTTGAGGCAAGCCTGTGTGTTCTTCAACTTAATGCATTTCCCAGGCTGTGGGGGCACCACACTAGCAAAGCATATCTTGTGGTCACTGAAGGACACATTTCGCTGCGCTGTTTTGAGGGACACAGCGGATAACTTTGCTGAAGTTGCCAGACAAGTGGTTGATCTACTGATTTATGAGTCCGCAGAACATTCCACAAGGTTACCTGTGCTGCTGATGATGGATGCAATTGAAGAATTGGATGCTGTATATCGTCTGCAGAAGCGCATTGATGAAGAGATTGTTAAGAGGGATTGCAGTTCAAATTGTGCACAAGTCATACTGCTCAATTGCATGAGGACAGACTCCTTGGATCAGACCGAAGCAACTAAGGACACTGTTTTCATTGGCAATAACCTTTCAGAGTCAGAACAGAAACTGTTCAAGGTGAATCTGGGTCAAATTGAGAAGACCTACAAGAATGCAGTCACATTCTATGGTTTCATGATAATGAAGACAAACTTCTCACAAGAATACATTCAGAGCATTACCCAGAATACACTCAAGAACTTCAACTTTGAAAGCAAACCTGCTCAGCTTTTTGCTGTGTTGACCCTGCTGACTGTGTACTGGAAACGTGCAgtgctctctgtgtctctctgtgaagATTTTCTGGGAATGCAAATTAAGCCGTTGTTTGCTTCCAAAAAGGTAGAGGATGAGTTTGGAAAGTTCTCCGCATTTCTGACCCGTTCCACGGTGGAAGCTAAGGTGGTCTATCAGGCAATGAAAGTCATTCACCCCTCTATAGCAAACTGCTGTTTGCaggaaattacgaccactttcAAGGTGTCAAGAGCTAAGATTTTGAATATGCTGTTGACTAATAGTGCTTTTTTTGAATGCACACAAGGGAAAGATAAACTCATGCAGGATGTGCGCAACATATTGCTGAAACGGCAACACATGGAGAAGGAAAGCATGTTCTCTCCTGTAATCCATGCAATTATCAAGGACAAACCAGGGGAAGAAGAAATGGTTCTGCAAAATGCAGCAAAGTGCTTTGACAAAGATGCTTTCATTGCTCAGCTTCTTGCTAGGTACCAATACCTGAAGAAGGATTTCAGACAAGCAAAAGAGTGGGCTAGGAAAGCGAAAGGAATTAATCAGGAAAGCTCCTACATTGCTGATACATCTGCACAAGTCATTAAGCATGAGCTGAAACATGCCATTAGGGATAGCAATAAAGACCCTATGAGACCAGAAAAACTTAGGGACTGTCTAAAAATGGCACGATCTGCAAGAGATGCCTTCAGGGAAACCAAAGAAATTGCCGAGAAGGAGATTGCATTCAGAGCCAAAGTGAAGAGGTACAACAGCCCTTACAATTTAGCTGGCTGTCTCGGAGAAATCCAAGTAGCTGTGATCATCATGGACATTTTGGAAAAGGTCCCGGTTTTTGCTCCATCTGATCGTGTACAGAACAATGTCTTGGAACAGGTACTCTCTGGAAAAATTACAATCAAGGATGTTTCCAGGAATGACAACAGGCATGGTCATTCACAGTACTACGGTGTGCTTGAAGAGTTTAGCGATCTTATTTGTGAACTTAAGAGCACCATGAAAAATCTCTTCTATTTTTTTGATGCCTTCTTTGTTAACTTAGGCCCAGATGAACAAACGGAGAGAAATGTGCAAAAGCTTGTCATGTGTTGGAATCGCTATGCTGGATTTTTCTGCAAATCAGGTGTTGCCGAATTTCAGATGCAAGAATTTCTGGAGGAGAACCAAGCTGACACTTGTTTGAGGCTTCTTGACAAGCTCTCAAAGGAGACCTCAGTCGAAACAATGGAGAAAATTGTGAGTACTTATCAATTAAATCTGGATAACAAATCTCGGAAGGACTGGACGGTCAAGGACAGAGTCAATTTCATCTATGCCAACATTGTTCTTGTAAATGTCAAGCCAACATCACTATACATAAAGCGATACACAACCCTCCTGGATCTACTGTACAGTGTTCTCAGGGATCCGGTCCCACACAAGGACAGCATGGTATTGCACTTCATCGCAGTCGCTCTTTTGTGGCCTGGGCCAAATCCTTTTGCAAAAGCTGAAAGCCTTTTGCCGAATTTGGGAAGTTACATCTCTCAGATGAAGACATCATTCTGTAGCGAAATGGAATCTGTTTGCCACGGCAAGAAACCTGTGGTCCATTTCTACTTGGGAAAGAAGCAAGGATATGCTCGCCTGGTCTACCGTGCAGATGTTGAAAGGTTTGCTGGCCCACAGTCTGGTTCCCTGGGGGAAAATGAAATGTGGAGCCATAAGGAAGTCCAGAACCTTCTTTGCAGAGCAACTGGAGTGGTGCAGAGAAACACCATTTTAGCAGATACGCCACACCGAGATGTAAAGATTGAGGTGAATCCAGTGTACAAAAGCCAATTGGGTGGAGGAGAATGTAAAAGGGTATCCTTCTTCATTGGCTTCTCTATGAATGGTCCTCTCGCATTCGATGTAAAGTTTGATTAG
- the LOC133121923 gene encoding uncharacterized protein LOC133121923 isoform X1 translates to MDAYECVCVFACTHVSMCVFVCVYVCVCMHTCECVCVYVCAGACACTHVSLCVCMCICAFACTHVSECVCVCVYSTGLCRLCSCLTYHFVNTKRNWTDAQRYCRDHYTDLATADNPEDMKALLEAAYRHHGCPNFPSWWIAFYEDLNRWQLSNSLDNITKDSCGVMHRSGKWYRGWCKEGRPFACYNDNLVLVREKKTWDEALAYCRQHYRVLVCPSTEQLQLLVKRRTLYSSSAHLWLGLRYSCGTHRWLSVGGDSIRYQNWGPGNNTGECGHRGAIESGSGQWVSLPKTERLNFICSTWGDNETNSTVRHVHVFRVQLRTASSLNMTDPAVGEAILEQNRDYNRACHSESSTVRDGH, encoded by the exons atggacgcatatgagtgtgtgtgtgtgtttgcatgtacgcatgtgagtatgtgtgtgtttgtgtgtgtgtatgtgtgcgtttgcatgcacacatgtgagtgtgtgtgtgtgtatgtgtgtgcgggtgcatgtgcatgcacgcatgtgagtttgtgtgtgtgcatgtgtatatgtgcgtttGCATGCacgcatgtgagtgagtgtgtgtgtgtgtgtgtgtattccacAGGACTCTGCAGACTCTGTTCCTGCCTCACTTATCACTTTGTGAACACAAAAAGGAACTGGACAGACGCGCAGAGATACTGCAGAGACCATTACACTGACCTGGCCACTGCAGACAACCCAGAGGACATGAAGGCTTTGCTGGAAGCAGCTTATCGTCACCATGGTTGTCCTAATTTTCCGTCTTGGTGGATAGCATTTTATGAAGACCTGAACAGATGGCAGTTGTCTAACAGTCTGGACAATATTACCAAGGACTCCTGTGGGGTGATGCACAGAAGTGGTAAATGGTACCGTGGTTGGTGCAAAGAGGGAAGACCCTTCGCCTGCTATAACG aCAATTTGGTCCTGGTCAGAGAGAAGAAGACTTGGGATGAGGCCCTGGCTTACTGCAGACAGCACTATAGGGTCCTGGTCTGCCCTTCCACAGAGCAGCTGCAGCTCTTGGTGAAGAGGAGGACTCTATACTCCTCCTCTGCTCACCTGTGGCTGGGTCTCAGATATTCCTGCGGCACTCACCGCTGGCTCTCCGTCGGAGGGGACAGCATCAGGTACCAGAACTGGGGCCCAGGGAACAACACCGGGGAGTGTGGCCACAGGGGGGCCATAGAGTCTGGATCTGGGCAATGGGTCAGCCTGCCTAAAACTGAGAGGCTGAACTTCATCTGCAGCACATGGG GGGACAACGAGACAAACTCCACAGTGAGACACGTGCATGTATTCAGAGTGCAGCTGAGGACCGCTTCATCTCTCAATATGACTGACCCAGCAGTTGGGGAAGCCATCTTAgagcag AACAGAGATTACAACAGAGCCTGCCATTCAGAGAGCAGTACTGTCAGAGATGGGCACTGA
- the LOC133121923 gene encoding uncharacterized protein LOC133121923 isoform X3, with translation MKQSVVTLLLISGLCRLCSCLTYHFVNTKRNWTDAQRYCRDHYTDLATADNPEDMKALLEAAYRHHGCPNFPSWWIAFYEDLNRWQLSNSLDNITKDSCGVMHRSGKWYRGWCKEGRPFACYNDNLVLVREKKTWDEALAYCRQHYRVLVCPSTEQLQLLVKRRTLYSSSAHLWLGLRYSCGTHRWLSVGGDSIRYQNWGPGNNTGECGHRGAIESGSGQWVSLPKTERLNFICSTWGDNETNSTVRHVHVFRVQLRTASSLNMTDPAVGEAILEQNRDYNRACHSESSTVRDGH, from the exons ATGAAGCAAAGTGTGGTTACCCTCCTGCTGATCTCAG GACTCTGCAGACTCTGTTCCTGCCTCACTTATCACTTTGTGAACACAAAAAGGAACTGGACAGACGCGCAGAGATACTGCAGAGACCATTACACTGACCTGGCCACTGCAGACAACCCAGAGGACATGAAGGCTTTGCTGGAAGCAGCTTATCGTCACCATGGTTGTCCTAATTTTCCGTCTTGGTGGATAGCATTTTATGAAGACCTGAACAGATGGCAGTTGTCTAACAGTCTGGACAATATTACCAAGGACTCCTGTGGGGTGATGCACAGAAGTGGTAAATGGTACCGTGGTTGGTGCAAAGAGGGAAGACCCTTCGCCTGCTATAACG aCAATTTGGTCCTGGTCAGAGAGAAGAAGACTTGGGATGAGGCCCTGGCTTACTGCAGACAGCACTATAGGGTCCTGGTCTGCCCTTCCACAGAGCAGCTGCAGCTCTTGGTGAAGAGGAGGACTCTATACTCCTCCTCTGCTCACCTGTGGCTGGGTCTCAGATATTCCTGCGGCACTCACCGCTGGCTCTCCGTCGGAGGGGACAGCATCAGGTACCAGAACTGGGGCCCAGGGAACAACACCGGGGAGTGTGGCCACAGGGGGGCCATAGAGTCTGGATCTGGGCAATGGGTCAGCCTGCCTAAAACTGAGAGGCTGAACTTCATCTGCAGCACATGGG GGGACAACGAGACAAACTCCACAGTGAGACACGTGCATGTATTCAGAGTGCAGCTGAGGACCGCTTCATCTCTCAATATGACTGACCCAGCAGTTGGGGAAGCCATCTTAgagcag AACAGAGATTACAACAGAGCCTGCCATTCAGAGAGCAGTACTGTCAGAGATGGGCACTGA
- the LOC133121923 gene encoding uncharacterized protein LOC133121923 isoform X2, with amino-acid sequence MDAYECVCVFACTHVSMCVFVCVYVCVCMHTCECVCVYVCAGACACTHVSLCVCMCICAFACTHVSECVCVCVYSTGLCRLCSCLTYHFVNTKRNWTDAQRYCRDHYTDLATADNPEDMKALLEAAYRHHGCPNFPSWWIAFYEDLNRWQLSNSLDNITKDSCGVMHRSGKWYRGWCKEGRPFACYNDNLVLVREKKTWDEALAYCRQHYRVLVCPSTEQLQLLVKRRTLYSSSAHLWLGLRYSCGTHRWLSVGGDSIRYQNWGPGNNTGECGHRGAIESGSGQWVSLPKTERLNFICSTWGDNETNSTVRHVHVFRVQLRTASSLNMTDPAVGEAILEQVSE; translated from the exons atggacgcatatgagtgtgtgtgtgtgtttgcatgtacgcatgtgagtatgtgtgtgtttgtgtgtgtgtatgtgtgcgtttgcatgcacacatgtgagtgtgtgtgtgtgtatgtgtgtgcgggtgcatgtgcatgcacgcatgtgagtttgtgtgtgtgcatgtgtatatgtgcgtttGCATGCacgcatgtgagtgagtgtgtgtgtgtgtgtgtgtattccacAGGACTCTGCAGACTCTGTTCCTGCCTCACTTATCACTTTGTGAACACAAAAAGGAACTGGACAGACGCGCAGAGATACTGCAGAGACCATTACACTGACCTGGCCACTGCAGACAACCCAGAGGACATGAAGGCTTTGCTGGAAGCAGCTTATCGTCACCATGGTTGTCCTAATTTTCCGTCTTGGTGGATAGCATTTTATGAAGACCTGAACAGATGGCAGTTGTCTAACAGTCTGGACAATATTACCAAGGACTCCTGTGGGGTGATGCACAGAAGTGGTAAATGGTACCGTGGTTGGTGCAAAGAGGGAAGACCCTTCGCCTGCTATAACG aCAATTTGGTCCTGGTCAGAGAGAAGAAGACTTGGGATGAGGCCCTGGCTTACTGCAGACAGCACTATAGGGTCCTGGTCTGCCCTTCCACAGAGCAGCTGCAGCTCTTGGTGAAGAGGAGGACTCTATACTCCTCCTCTGCTCACCTGTGGCTGGGTCTCAGATATTCCTGCGGCACTCACCGCTGGCTCTCCGTCGGAGGGGACAGCATCAGGTACCAGAACTGGGGCCCAGGGAACAACACCGGGGAGTGTGGCCACAGGGGGGCCATAGAGTCTGGATCTGGGCAATGGGTCAGCCTGCCTAAAACTGAGAGGCTGAACTTCATCTGCAGCACATGGG GGGACAACGAGACAAACTCCACAGTGAGACACGTGCATGTATTCAGAGTGCAGCTGAGGACCGCTTCATCTCTCAATATGACTGACCCAGCAGTTGGGGAAGCCATCTTAgagcaggtgagtgagtga